A stretch of the Streptosporangium sp. NBC_01755 genome encodes the following:
- a CDS encoding M14 family metallopeptidase, producing MRSPLNGRRVGRAAAVLALPLAFSLSAMPVLADPAPQASEVAPDRESSTEQNGVALLRVLVPDQEAVDRLNTMGVDLAEYKRPVDEGLEVHAVLSPEEAQELRVLGFDVRGAISDQTDVAENRATRQEALTKAAEAAADVDRLTPLRAEWFTSLDGKHFLSVEVKSSATDAQTVLTATWDSGKKTAPDSGGTTTMSRFTDAGQYMYHRFNSPLALTAVPTKVTITGNRGGSVTVPVTKWLGERRKAPSKHYVADFVDRYMDPTELTNRITALAAEFPKISQIVDLPNKTNGYRRPAQAQFGTVAASTFYVSSKAYGHQGGNDISVALVKPDAASVAPSVSVSGKDVLVNLGTDASGAINSTAVQVVTALNADAAASALLTAATYRGNAGTGLVAAAAVTKLTDNLKAPATVSRDPFQMKALRIGKKRDGSKTGVFLYCQEHAREWVTPLVCLETAERLLRNYAGDGQTRKLVDDLDIFIVPTSNPDGGHYSMYDYNMQRRNMFNHCDVTNGDPARRNSWGVDLNRNFSVGSVFDGYSGASTTCTSDTFAGPAELSEPEARNQVWLTTRFPNIKFAMNTHSYGGYFMWPPGAYKAAGRELLPRVDYGMENFFWKASDRILSAVQSWRGTAIWPGRTGPVPDVLYSAAGNSADEHWYNRGIIGWDFEVGADIYHPETKRFQAVGFQPPFTEGHEEAMEFAAGQIGILEVAGSFSDDNEQPKSELSVTGRTSTSATFTFKTDEPANVYYTLDGSRPTLSSTKLAAAGMREGAQQITVDKTTEVRWFAVDIAGNVENGYKPDGKGDNFRKEKLKVRDAR from the coding sequence GGCCAGTGAGGTGGCACCCGACCGGGAGTCCAGCACAGAGCAGAACGGTGTGGCGCTGCTGCGCGTCCTCGTCCCCGACCAGGAGGCCGTCGACCGGCTCAACACCATGGGCGTCGACCTCGCGGAGTACAAGAGACCCGTCGACGAGGGGCTGGAGGTGCACGCCGTACTGAGCCCCGAGGAGGCTCAGGAACTACGCGTCCTCGGCTTCGACGTGCGCGGTGCCATCTCCGACCAGACCGATGTGGCCGAGAACCGGGCCACGCGGCAGGAGGCGCTCACGAAGGCGGCGGAGGCGGCGGCGGACGTCGACAGGCTCACCCCGCTCCGCGCCGAGTGGTTCACCAGCCTCGACGGCAAGCACTTCCTCTCGGTGGAGGTGAAGTCGAGCGCCACCGACGCGCAGACCGTGCTCACCGCCACCTGGGACAGCGGAAAGAAGACCGCCCCCGACTCGGGCGGCACCACGACGATGTCGCGCTTCACCGACGCCGGCCAGTACATGTACCACCGGTTCAACTCGCCTCTCGCCCTCACCGCGGTTCCCACCAAGGTCACGATCACCGGCAACCGGGGCGGCTCGGTCACGGTCCCGGTGACCAAGTGGCTGGGGGAGAGGCGCAAGGCTCCGAGCAAGCACTACGTCGCGGACTTCGTCGACCGCTACATGGACCCCACCGAGCTCACCAACCGGATCACCGCCCTGGCCGCGGAGTTCCCGAAGATCAGCCAGATCGTCGACCTGCCCAACAAGACGAACGGCTACCGCCGACCGGCGCAGGCCCAGTTCGGCACGGTCGCGGCGAGCACGTTCTACGTGAGCTCGAAGGCCTACGGGCACCAGGGCGGCAACGACATCAGCGTCGCCCTGGTGAAACCGGACGCCGCCTCGGTCGCGCCGAGCGTCTCGGTGAGCGGCAAGGACGTCCTGGTCAACCTCGGCACCGACGCGTCCGGTGCGATCAACAGCACCGCCGTCCAGGTGGTCACGGCGCTCAACGCCGACGCCGCGGCGTCGGCGCTGCTGACCGCCGCCACCTACCGGGGCAACGCCGGCACCGGCCTCGTCGCCGCCGCCGCGGTGACGAAGCTGACCGACAACCTCAAGGCGCCGGCCACCGTCTCGCGTGATCCGTTCCAGATGAAGGCGCTGCGCATCGGCAAGAAGCGCGACGGTTCGAAGACCGGCGTGTTCCTCTACTGCCAGGAGCACGCCCGCGAATGGGTGACCCCGCTGGTCTGCCTGGAGACCGCCGAGCGGCTGCTGCGCAACTACGCCGGTGACGGGCAGACCAGGAAGCTGGTCGACGACCTCGACATCTTCATCGTGCCCACGTCCAACCCCGACGGCGGGCACTACAGCATGTACGACTACAACATGCAGCGCCGCAACATGTTCAACCACTGCGACGTGACCAATGGCGACCCGGCGCGGCGCAACTCCTGGGGCGTGGACCTGAACCGTAACTTCTCGGTCGGTTCGGTGTTCGACGGCTACAGCGGCGCCTCGACCACCTGTACCAGCGACACCTTCGCCGGCCCGGCCGAGCTGTCCGAGCCTGAGGCGCGCAACCAGGTCTGGCTCACCACCCGGTTCCCGAACATCAAGTTCGCGATGAACACGCACTCCTACGGCGGCTACTTCATGTGGCCTCCGGGTGCCTACAAGGCCGCCGGGCGCGAGCTGCTGCCGAGGGTCGACTACGGCATGGAGAACTTCTTCTGGAAGGCCTCCGACCGCATCCTCTCCGCGGTCCAGTCCTGGCGTGGTACGGCGATCTGGCCGGGGCGCACCGGCCCGGTGCCGGACGTGCTGTACTCCGCGGCCGGTAACAGCGCCGACGAGCACTGGTACAACCGGGGCATCATCGGCTGGGACTTCGAGGTCGGCGCGGACATCTACCACCCGGAGACCAAGCGCTTCCAGGCGGTCGGCTTCCAGCCGCCGTTCACCGAGGGCCACGAGGAGGCGATGGAGTTCGCCGCCGGTCAGATCGGCATCCTGGAGGTCGCCGGCTCCTTCTCCGACGACAACGAGCAGCCGAAGTCGGAGCTGAGCGTGACGGGGCGGACCAGCACCTCGGCCACCTTCACTTTCAAGACCGACGAGCCCGCCAACGTGTACTACACGCTGGACGGCAGCCGCCCGACGCTGAGCTCCACCAAGCTCGCCGCCGCGGGAATGCGCGAGGGCGCACAGCAGATCACGGTCGACAAGACCACCGAGGTGCGCTGGTTCGCCGTCGACATCGCCGGCAACGTCGAGAACGGCTACAAGCCTGACGGCAAGGGCGACAACTTCCGCAAGGAGAAGTTGAAGGTCCGCGACGCTCGCTGA